A region from the Panicum hallii strain FIL2 chromosome 1, PHallii_v3.1, whole genome shotgun sequence genome encodes:
- the LOC112900937 gene encoding signal peptide peptidase 2 produces the protein MKTHERAANLALAALSLAPLVVKVNPNLNVILTACLTVYVGCYRSVKPTPPSETMSKEHAMRFPLVGSAMLLSLFLLFKFLSKDLVNAVLTAYFFILGIVALSATLLPSIKRFLPKEWNDNLIVWRAPLIHSLSVEFTKSQIVASVPGFFFCMWYASKKHWLANNVLGIAFCIQGIEMLSLGSFKTGAILLAGLFVYDIFWVFFTPVMVSVAKSFDAPIKLLFPTADAARPFSMLGLGDIVIPGIFVALALRFDVSRGIKNRYFNSAFLGYTVGLTVTIIVMNWFQAAQPALLYIVPGVIGFVAVHCLWNGEVKQLLEFDESKAEAEEAGEEEQDDKSKEDKKGD, from the exons ATGAAGACGCATGAGCGAGCTGCCAATTTGGCCCTTGCTG CTTTGAGCTTGGCACCGCTTGTGGTTAAAGTAAATCCAAATTTGAATGTGATATTGACGGCATGCCTTACTGTCTATGTGGGTTGTTACCGTTCTGTCAAGCCAACCCCACCCTCT GAGACTATGTCCAAGGAGCATGCTATGCGTTTCCCCTTAGTGGGAAGTGCTATGCTCTTGTCACTGTTCCTTCTATTCAAGTTTCTTTCAAAAGACTTGGTCAATGCTGTGCTCACTGCTTACTTCTTCATTCTTGGAATTGTTGCTCTCTC TGCAACATTGCTTCCTTCTATAAAACGTTTTCTTCCAAAAGAATGGAATGATAATCTCATTGTATGGCGGGCTCCACTTATCCACT CACTCTCGGTGGAGTTCACAAAGTCACAGATTGTTGCTTCTGTCCCGGGATTTTTCTTTTGCATGTGGTATGCATCTAAGAAGCATTGGCTGGCAAATAATGTTCTGGGAATCGCTTTCTGTATTCAG GGGATTGAGATGTTGTCATTGGGGTCGTTTAAAACTGGAGCCATTCTCTTG GCTGGACTTTTTGTGTATGACATATTCTGGGTGTTCTTCACTCCAGTTATGGTCAGTGTGGCTAAATCTTTTGATGCTCCAATAAAG CTTCTGTTTCCAACTGCAGATGCTGCACGGCCATTCTCTATGCTTGGCCTTGGTGACATTGTGATACCTG GCATCTTTGTTGCACTTGCCCTGCGTTTTGACGTCTCAAGAGGTATCAAGAACCGTTACTTCAACAGTGCATTTTTGGGATACACTGTGGGTTTAACGGTGACCATCATTGTAATGAACTGGTTTCAAGCTGCACAG CCTGCTCTACTATACATTGTTCCTGGTGTGATCGGTTTCGTTGCTGTTCACTGTTTGTGGAATGGAGAAGTAAAACAG